In a genomic window of Equus caballus isolate H_3958 breed thoroughbred chromosome 9, TB-T2T, whole genome shotgun sequence:
- the LY6H gene encoding lymphocyte antigen 6H isoform X2 has product MGSGGAPGLSVCDPGPAQAPRSLVTSLPLCVFVHFASFRSKRSSEKFQGDLSQAEGEGILLSPGPAPQKTPTHSPCAVLRPAWSMLPAAMKGLSLVLLAALLCSAPAQGLWCQDCTLTTNSSHCTPKQCPPSDTVCASVRITDPSSRRKDHSVNKMCASSCDFVKRHFFSDYLMGFINSGILKVEVDCCEKDLCNGVSGVGGSPWALAWGLLLGLGPALLWAGP; this is encoded by the exons ATGGGAAGCggaggggccccagggctgagcgtCTGTGACCCGGGACCCGCGCAAGCTCCGCGCTCATTAgttacctccctccctctctgcgtCTTTGTGCACTTCGCTTCCTTTCGCAGTAAACGTTCTTCCGAGAAATTCCAAGGGGATCTCAGCCAAGCGGAGGGGGAAGGGATCCTGCTCTCGCCTGG GCCTGCGCCCCAGAAGacccccacccacagcccctgcGCTGTCCTGAGGCCCGCCTGGAGCATGCTGCCTGCAGCCATGAAGGGCCTCAGCCTGGTACTGCTGGCCGCCCTGCTGTGCTCTGCGCCCG CGCAGGGCCTGTGGTGCCAGGACTGCACGCTGACCACCAACTCCAGCCATTGCACCCCGAAGCAGTGCCCGCCGTCGGACACAGTGTGCGCCAGTGTCCGCATCACCGACCCCAGCAGCA GAAGGAAAGATCATTCCGTGAACAAGATGTGTGCCTCATCCTGTGACTTCGTTAAGCGGCACTTTTTCTCAGACTATCTGATGGGCTTCATTAACTCTGGGATCTTAAAAGTAGAGGTGGACTGCTGCGAGAAGGATTTGTGCAACGGGGTGTCCGGGGTGGGGGGCAGCCCCTGGGCCCTGGCCTGGGGGCTCCTGCTCGGCCTAGGGCCTGCCCTCCTCTGGGCTGGGCCCTGa
- the LY6H gene encoding lymphocyte antigen 6H isoform X1: protein MLPAAMKGLSLVLLAALLCSAPAQGLWCQDCTLTTNSSHCTPKQCPPSDTVCASVRITDPSSRRKDHSVNKMCASSCDFVKRHFFSDYLMGFINSGILKVEVDCCEKDLCNGVSGVGGSPWALAWGLLLGLGPALLWAGP from the exons ATGCTGCCTGCAGCCATGAAGGGCCTCAGCCTGGTACTGCTGGCCGCCCTGCTGTGCTCTGCGCCCG CGCAGGGCCTGTGGTGCCAGGACTGCACGCTGACCACCAACTCCAGCCATTGCACCCCGAAGCAGTGCCCGCCGTCGGACACAGTGTGCGCCAGTGTCCGCATCACCGACCCCAGCAGCA GAAGGAAAGATCATTCCGTGAACAAGATGTGTGCCTCATCCTGTGACTTCGTTAAGCGGCACTTTTTCTCAGACTATCTGATGGGCTTCATTAACTCTGGGATCTTAAAAGTAGAGGTGGACTGCTGCGAGAAGGATTTGTGCAACGGGGTGTCCGGGGTGGGGGGCAGCCCCTGGGCCCTGGCCTGGGGGCTCCTGCTCGGCCTAGGGCCTGCCCTCCTCTGGGCTGGGCCCTGa
- the LY6H gene encoding lymphocyte antigen 6H isoform X3, with protein MPAPQKTPTHSPCAVLRPAWSMLPAAMKGLSLVLLAALLCSAPAQGLWCQDCTLTTNSSHCTPKQCPPSDTVCASVRITDPSSRRKDHSVNKMCASSCDFVKRHFFSDYLMGFINSGILKVEVDCCEKDLCNGVSGVGGSPWALAWGLLLGLGPALLWAGP; from the exons AT GCCTGCGCCCCAGAAGacccccacccacagcccctgcGCTGTCCTGAGGCCCGCCTGGAGCATGCTGCCTGCAGCCATGAAGGGCCTCAGCCTGGTACTGCTGGCCGCCCTGCTGTGCTCTGCGCCCG CGCAGGGCCTGTGGTGCCAGGACTGCACGCTGACCACCAACTCCAGCCATTGCACCCCGAAGCAGTGCCCGCCGTCGGACACAGTGTGCGCCAGTGTCCGCATCACCGACCCCAGCAGCA GAAGGAAAGATCATTCCGTGAACAAGATGTGTGCCTCATCCTGTGACTTCGTTAAGCGGCACTTTTTCTCAGACTATCTGATGGGCTTCATTAACTCTGGGATCTTAAAAGTAGAGGTGGACTGCTGCGAGAAGGATTTGTGCAACGGGGTGTCCGGGGTGGGGGGCAGCCCCTGGGCCCTGGCCTGGGGGCTCCTGCTCGGCCTAGGGCCTGCCCTCCTCTGGGCTGGGCCCTGa